The genomic stretch tgTACCAATGACTGCCGATGATAGATTCAGTACAGTCAGAGTTCCTCATGACAGAAAGAGGGAAATCAACACATATTCAGGTAATAAGAGGAAGCAGTTAAAATAATCCTTTTCAGTACGAATGAACGAGAGGAAAAACTCAAGACATAAGCCTCTTGCACTGCCTTTGCTGTGATATATTTGCTGCTTTATACACAAATCAATGCCTcgctttaaaatgatttggcaTTTTAGTTGACTAAGTTGGATGTGAACATTTGATTATAAGTTATGTACTCCTggttctttttggtttttttcttcaattttaaTAGGACTGAATAAACCCAGGTTATTTAAAGGACTTTGTAATTGCAGTTAAAGTGGTGCAGCAGATGTCAGTCATTTCTGTAGAGCAGAAGCTGAATGTGTGAAAGAGATGTTCCAAAGCCTGATTATGTGTTAACAAATGGGAAATTAGTGTGATTATTGTGACTGTATGGatgcatgcgtgcgcacacgcgctcacacacgcacggcgcacacacacacacacacagacacacacgcacacacacacacacatccacacacacatacacgcacaattACAGTCCTACGCAGTCTAATCTTTTTCTTCGTTTTATACATCCCCAGATCGCAGCACTCAATGCTGTTCAATGTTCCCATAGGTCCACCCTTTCCGGTCTCAGGAGTTCAAGGACAAGACTCGACACCACGGCGGCTACTCGGCAAGTACAATGGGCAAGCCCTGACCACCGCAATAACTGTCAGCCGACGGTCCTGGAGTCTGGGTCATGTGCTCTCACTCCATCGCAACACGGCTCACTGCCAGCGACCCCCAGGCCCAGCAATTAGTCCTCTCACCACTCCTCTCCACACAGAAATTACTGCCCCCATTAGCCAGCACTGGCACCAATAAACCTCCCGTCTGCCTGATTACAATACAGTATGGCACTGAAGCTCAGGGCACCCTGGTAAATCTGTGACTGTGCCACAGTGCTGCACACTTCCAGCACGCAAGGTTATGATGGGGATACTCTGCAAACAAATGTACAACTGAAAGACGGCAGATGTGCCACAGATTAGGTACATTAATCCTGGTATTGTTAGAGCAGGTGAGTCTTTAGGACGTGTCACTGTTCAAGATGCTGTATGAGGGGTAGAACTTCATAGTGAAGATGAGTGGCTCTGCTGTCCCGACTGGATCTCATCTCACCAATGTCGGGCCAGAGCTGAATGGGTGTAGCCTCTTGCTTTAGCTGTAGCAGGACAGGCAGGCAAATATAAGCATTCCTGACTGATCCGGATCTGGACGTTGTGACACAGTGCAAAACAAGGCTGGGTTGTGTGGATGAGCGCAATGAGTAGAAATGTATGTTAATGTTGTGTAGTGTCTTGTTTGTTCACATTTAGAGTACTGTGTTCAGAGCAGCACAGCAACAAGGGTGTAGCTGCAGTCAGAAAATACAGGAAAGTGCAAAACACTccctctgaaaaagaaaaaaacaaaaaaaaaatctgagatgACCTTTACTCCCCTGATTActcaattgttttaaatgtcaaaaaatgtgttttgtatgtaatgtcagaaataattattcagttaaaatgaGGGAATAGTGACGATACtaagagagattgagagagagaggttgacactgtgtgtgtgtgtgtgtgtgtgtttgtgagagaagAGTTACTGGAGTTCCGGGCTATATAAGAGCTATAGCCATTGTTTATGAATTGTCTTTTCATATAGAGTACTCTAATTTCAGTATTAAATACAGTTTTTGTCATGCCTAAGGCCAGCCTATAACCAGCAGGCAGCATACGTGCTTCACCTGACAGAgatgtttgagagagagagagagagagagagagagagataaatagcCCAAAGGTCATGATGAGAGGCCAGAAAGCACACCCCAGTGGAGGTGCAGATAGTCTCGCACATGGGTGACAGAGTTCTGCTTCACATGGCCAGAGCGATCTTTTTTATTACCCTGAtgtgcctttgtgtttttatcagACCCCAGCCGTAACCACAGCCTAGGTTTTCGGAGATATCACTGAGATGGTAATGGATTGTTAAAATTACTCTTAATGCCAgagaagcagtttttttttcttattgcaaAGGTCTATTATTTTTATAAGGTTCCATTTTTATATGGGCTAACCATAGCCCATTCTCACTGGGAAAATCGCACATTatgaatgaatgtttaaaaGTTGCGTAAATTTGGCCTAATGGTGATGGAAACAGTAGTCACACGTAGATTTTTATTCAGCTCTCATTCGCTGCTCAGAGATTCAAGTGCTCCAGGCGACAGCATCCGGCAGACCGACAGGGTTAAAGACGAGTGACAAATTCTCCCTCCTCTGACAACGTCTTACCCACACAATTCTAATTGTTTAAGAGCTTTCTTAACCAAAGCCCTTAATAAGGGCTGGGGTTATTAAGAGCACTTTTCATTCTGTACAATTTGCTAATCTCAAAGACCAGCTGGCTTTCCCCATGTTTATCCTGGAGACGGATGGGAATGGACTGTCACACCTGCAGTGGCATTTACCCGCACCCGCTGTCTCAGGCACAGGCAGCACaccatcacaaacacacacgtaggCACACATCTCACTCTtttactccctccctcccccctctctctctcccttcctacctctctccccctctctttctctctgtcgctttattatcattattatttttttgtttgttttttctttataataATGTATTGAATTGATAATGAAGTTCTAATAAAGGGGcatcaaagtctctctctctctcgattgCTCTATCTGTGAGTTACTATAATGGGCCACTGGGATattcacagaaattaaattcatttaaattaaatcaaacttATAAATCAAGCcgaattttattttgtaacatttcaTATCAAGAAGATTAAAGGTCTGTTGGTTGGTAGtatcagaattattattttttaatatataaatgcagctatTTCAGGGGCAGTACTGATGGAAACGTATCCATCCCCATTTCCAAAAGTGTTCGGATGGTCTTTATTTAACCAACGCAAATGCATTTGTCTGCAGTAACATAGGAAGTTATAGATCCTTGGTTTGACTGTTGAAGGGGTACCGTCCTGCTCTTTAGAAGCGATTTCATTGCTTAGACGACAGTATTATGTCTGTAGGTGTTCTTGGTCTCCTGCAAAAGCACACTCCGAAACATCGTCCTCTCGCTCTCATCGCTCCTTATTTATTCTACTACTTAAATTCGGTAAATCAAGAATCCAATTAACTTTCCCTCGTCCTCTTTCATCTCGTGGGAATGAGTTTTCATAAAAgtaacaaatgcaaaaatatctcATCATCTTCGCTGCTGGTTGGTCAATTCCTTTAGAATCCTTATGGATGACAAGAGCGCTTGCATTGTACGGGCTCAAGACTGCGTCATAGGATGGGTAAGGCTGAGCGCAAAGTGTCATATAGACACCgtgtaaacatttgttttattatatttatttatataaaacgTATCCACTGGAGATTGACATGTTTTGATATGTTTTATTTCTGATAAAGTGTAATGACTGCAGTTTACCATCAGCAGATATTCGGAAAAAAATGACCAACCGTAAACCGAACTAATTTCCTTAATGACAGGCTACAACTAAATCAAATTCTTAACATGGTGTTCCGAAAACATTGAAGTCTTAAACGTAGATTTTATtgaaacaaacaattaaaaatagtaTATCTGCCAGAATACATAAACCACTATTGAAAGCAGAATTTCATACATTTGTAGAACATTCTTGAACAATTCTTACGGGCgaaaaacttttaaatatttgaaattaaatcGAACTATTTTTAAGTCAAACTATTATCAATGTCAGTGTGAAGTAACCATTATCACAGtttatattatatgtatttacatacttttatttttaagggtAGTTGTCGGTTGAACTTTGTCAAAGATGAAAAATCGCATGAAGtaagtcagagagagagagcgagagagggagagaaagagagatacatATGGTTCAGATATGTACAGAAACAAGTCAACACGACGTAAACGTTTTCCAGAAGAAATTCTTGCATCCAGCTTTGCGTTCACGAGGAGCAAGTGCGGGGCCAGCAGCTCGTTCCAGCTCCAGATGCACCTCATCTTGCTCAGCACGGGACATATCGTCGGACTCGAGCGCTTCGTTCTCTACCTGCGCGAGTTCGGACAGTAGTTCTGCGAGGGTGTATCTGGCAAGTTCCTGAAAATAGAATAACACGGATTAATAATTTTGTTGCTGACAAAAAAGCAATAACTTACATTTCTATGTAAGTAGCATGTACACTGTTTAAAAGTAAGCTAAATTCTCCAATATTCATGAAAATTAAGAGTTTATTAACGTTTAATTCAATAATGGGATATAGTGATGGAATGACGTCCTACAGAAGACTGTATATCTTCAGTAAAAAAGGTCAATTTATCAACTAACAAGAAAGGTGCATTCAACTAGTCTACACAAGAAACTTTAAAACGTTTTAACTTTAACATGTTTCAAAATCAAACAAGGCGttttcatgatatttatttttttcatcgaACAAAGTCTAATTTTCCATTTGGTTCCTATGTTTAAATTCCACAATGGTATTCCATAAAAGTGTTATACgtttatatttacaaaatatattcaattaATCAACCATGGAATTTCAATCATGTTTGCTTTCACGTGCTGCATCTCACAATGGAAATCGGAGCATCTTGCAACCCTTAACTCCAGTTTCAGCCTAGGTAATCTCGGAACCATGGATATTTCTCCGTTGCAGCGCGGAAGACTCAGAACATACAAGCACGGTActtagcattttatattttgtgtccTGGCCTATAAAATAGCtaataaaatctaaatatgtTCTTTAGAAAGTCATGTCATGTTTCTACCTATCTCAGATGCGGTGTACAGCAATTAGAATCATCCGTTTGCGCATTAGTTGCGAGACTATggttgtttaattaatttagccGACAGGCTACTATTTAATTGTAGTTATATCTCTCAGTTTTggcattttccattttgaaattgaattcaataCCTGTTTTCCAGCAGGCGCGATGAGTGATCTTTGGAGCAACTGGCGGAGCTTCAAGTCCGATGGTGCTGCAGACACGCTGCTGAGTGTCAGCGCGAGGGAAAGGAGCGCAAGTGCGCACTGGACGCGTGTGGAAAGCATCTTTGTTGAAGTTGAAAAGAAACTGCCAATTAGCAAAGTGAACTGGATAATTTTAGATGGTGCAGTGTTGCTTCTTCTGCTGTTCAACATTCCAAAATCTGCCTTTTAAACGATTTGTCTGACGTCAGATGgcgaggaggtgggggtgtaggggggggtCTTGGGCTGCGCGCTGCGTTAACCACACTGATTCAAGTAACAAACTTTCCACAGATTAGAGGCGTGTTTCCGTAAGAAAACAAAGCGGATAAATGGTCATTTCCTCTGTCGTCGAGTTACTAAATGACTAATCAAAATACGTCCAGTGATGTAAAATGATGGTCTCTTGTACTCACACAACCTTTTCATCTTAATGTAAATATCGATCGAAAATTCGTGTTTATTTCTATGAGCGAAATACCCATTGATTAAAAACGGGAAATTAATTACTCCCCGTGCCtataggcttgtgtgtgtgtgtgtgtgtgtgcgtatttgttaAGCTGCTTGGAAGGCCAAATCGACCTACTAGTAAGCCAGGGTCCATCATTAGTTTTGAATTTGTAATGTACCATTATTTACCATCTAAAATTGTATTTGCTTACAAAATACACCTGTCTTCTGGTTTATTCCCTTAGAACTGATTATATTATGTCAGATATGGCACAGATTTGAAACGTTTGGGGACACTAAAATAAAATCCGTGAACATaatgggaaatggaaaaaatatgagaattgattttattggatttaatttatttatcatgaCTCGTGACGCGTGACGCATTAACTTCAGCCGTAGTGATGAAAATGAGAGGTTATGCGTTTTGCAAAACTGCTGACGCGTCTCTTACATATGAGCTCTGCTGATATATGGGTCGCTTTGTAAAATTGGAAGAGTTCACACAAGCTGTTAATTACGCTATTAAGACAGCCATTCCCAGACattgaatataatataatgtaaaagtGTATTATTGTAACTATAATTTTTGTGTGGATCTTTTGGAAGCGATATGAGAAGAGTCAAACTGCAGATTAGGTACCTGATTGGGCTTCCCGTTACTTATATTTCCTGAATTATAAAAGTCTACTTTCCTATGAAAATGTTGTTGTagtcagggggaaaaaaacccttaaCTTTAAATGAGGAATCGTGAATGAGCTTTCCATTGTTCATAATGTTCATGTTTTCTATTTACAGTCTGTGTCTTACTTGGTTAGTAACAGTTCTCAGTTCTGTTAGTAACATGAAGGAACAGGCTGGAACTCTCAGGGGAACATCTCAATAAGAAACGAGACAGTACTGCTGCTGAATCTGCTCTGCAATAAATGTtatccacaaacacaaataattgttttagaCAAGTAATATTTCTATTTACAAATTGGTCCAACTTTAAAGAGCGGGAGAGGTCAAGTTGCATGCATGTGGATATGGAAGGCCAAACAAGATCTTTCTGTTTTTTGATGAGTGCTTTACCACcatcctgtcctctctctctctctctctctctctctctctctgttggtcTGATGGACAtggttttttccatttttagttTACAGAATAATTCAGTTTATCAGTTCTTTTCTGGTTGGGCCAAACAGAAACTTGCACTTGGCAGACATTTGTGGTCAGAAATGAATGCACTCGCCCCAGCCTTCACCTACATTGATTATTTCTAACAGTCCAACTGCATTGCAGCGTGGTTTCATTATGACGGTCCCAGCTGTTGAAGTGAGAATTGAATATTTGAAGTTATAAGTGGTCCCCTGCAGTACTGGATGTGACAGCAAAGTATGAACAAATGTTTCTCTGCATGTTTGCTGatcaaacaaactgaaaattagttttttttaagtttaggACTTAATTTGAATAATGAAAAGGAATATATTCAAGAACTGTAGTTCgattaaaatgtttgtgcaatttaaattatgtatatGAAAAGGATTTGATagataatacagtacatttcacaGATCGTTTTTTGGGAACTTTTTTACCCtttaattaaatggaaaaatgttaCTTGTTATTATACCTGCTGTCATTGAAAACAAGAAgagaaatattatttcattaatagATTAAGGAGATAGGCTGGATAGAGTTAGAGAGACCAGTCATCATGTTTTTGGTGCAATCTGACACATTATATAAACTGAAACGATTAGATGACAGTATTTGCATCTAAAAGTGTCTTCTTGAATAAATGTGTACCGGACTGTACAGAGATGGATGAAAGACTGTTTTTTCACAAGACAATAAGTAAGAAGGCAAAAAATTCCCAGTTGATACATTTGGGTAAACAATGTATTATTGACCTATTATTGTACGGCTGAATAACACAAATCAATATTTATCATTAGCCTTGAGCGCTACTCAAAGAATTCTCATAGAATTACTTACACCTTTTGATCTTTTAATTGGAAAGTGCGATGATTTAAGGACTATAGGTGGACGATTGTCAGGTGTTGTGGTACAAAGGCTGCGTTGGCACCATGCTGCTGGAGAACGATTGGCTCTAAAAAGCTCTGGGCCCTAGTGATGAGTGATGGTGATGAGTGGGCAGTGATTAGTGACGAGTGATGGCAGGTTGGACCGCAGACTTTAGTCTATTTTGTACTTTGTCTTCTTTGAAAGATGTCACCCGTCACTGGGAATGTGCTCATGAAATGTATCACGAAAGATAGATGTGAACTAAGCCAAGCATATTTGATCATGTAGTACACTGTGACGGAAGCTGTTATGGGACAAAAAGGGCAACATTTATAGGGTTTGTGGGGAGACTGAGGGAACACCCAAGCGCTGGAATAGCTGGATGGATAGATGTGGGACAATGAGAGCTTGGAAGGAAGTGTGTATTCATCGGTTCTATGGGGAGATGAAAGACGATGTGAGTACGTCTTTGGTTTATTAGGAGAATTCGAGATGTATTGGTAAAGCTTCATGGGTAGATGGGAGAAGATTGGAGAGTGTTCTCAGCAGCTTTACAACCCATTAGTCCTGCTGATATGTAATTATTCTCTCTGCTGGTTGTGCGTGTTTAATTTACTGGCTTGTCTTCTTTTCGGCATGGGCCACCCCCCACCTTCACATCAATTATTTATGAGCTTCCACGGCGACACACTGGATCGCATCAAAACAGGCCTGAGATCCGTCCTCCACGTCCACACCTTGCTGCCGTCATCGCGTGCGCGCGCATTACTCacttttccatttatgtcccttTCAGCGAACGCTTCGGCTCGCCGTCACGGTGACACACAAAGCCCGCGGATCTGACGAGAGGGGCCGCGTTCCTCAGGTGGCTTCGGGCCCCGAGCCGCGTGAGTCAGCGCTGATTCCGCGGCTCCATGGGGTACCTCCCGTTTCTGGGAACGGCTCGAACAGCACAGCGCAGTGaacccacccacctccacccccccccccccccccttcagaatCAGCGCCactatataaaaaattaaaaaaacacaaagcccACTGCCTCACTTCAGACGCATGCTTGGCTGCAGCACGTCCGCTCTACTGCAATTCAGTGGACGCTGCCATtgtcattttccagtttttatcataaaaataataagcaaTTCTACATTCTAAGGCAAATTCAAATGGTATACTAATTACTATTCAGTCTAATTGCATTCAAGATATGATAATGCAATCCatggatttgtttatttttaaagccaaCTGAAAAGTGTTTTATTGTCACTATATAATCTGCTttccaggtgacctgagttCTCCTTAATGGTGTTCTCTGTCCTGGAATTGCATATCAAAGCTGccttaaaataattatcagcAGTATCTTGAAGCTGTTTTGGCTGGTCCACTGCCTATGTATGTGTGGTTATGTTTGAGCACTGTGGTTGCTCGCTAAATTAAAATGAtccaattttttttcatctaaTCAGCCACAAACAACTGTTTCAGGATATTTTTTTGCCTTCGTTTCCTATAAGGTTCATATTTGGACAAATCCTGCTAGTTTCTTAACTACTGTCATCAAGCACAGCAAATGCTAATTGTAAATATATGGTAGATgtcaataaatcattttagGTTAAGCTGTGATTGAGAGTTGTGAATTTTagtgaataaaatatatgagatttttttctttgttcttaaacaAACTAGACACTAGGCTGAAGTTTGAGAACAAAGAACCGGAACAAAAGCGTGGATTTTATGCgtttcaaaaatcatttacaCTGGATGGTAGTTCATTAACTTCAAATGTTTCCATTCATTATGGTATGAAATGTATAAAaggggactgtgtataaaaagggctgtaattcctgcgTGGAACACCcgatatgcatgtaaatacccacaaatgaaagctgacagtcCGCACATTAACCTTGTGTTCTTTTATTACACGTCcattgtgctggagtacagagacaaaacaacagaaattgcctcactgtcccaatactctCGCATTTAACCGTGTAAAGCCTGCCAACACGGTGAAGAGGTTTACTTGTTGTTTGATCGAACATCAGAATGGGCAAGACGTGTGATCTGAGCGACTGTGACCATGGTATGATCATTGAACCCCGTATGATTATTGAACCCCAGATGACTGAAGACAGGAAATGTGTCACCTGGTCTGACAGATCTCGATTTCTGCTATACTGTAACATGCAGCTGTTAGGGTCAGAATTTGTGtgaacagcatgaatccattgATCCATCCTGCCCTGTGTCAGTGgtgctggctgctgctggtggtgcaGTAGTGTTGGAAATTTTTTCTAGGAACACATTAGGACCTttaataccaactgagcatcatttTACTGCCACAACATACCCAAGCATTCGTGGTGACCATaggcatccctttatggccagtCTTCCCCTTTTTCAGATTGATACTTCCAGTAGGATAATGAGATGCGCAAAGCTTGCATCATCTCAGGGTAGTTCCTCAAACATGCCAGTGACTtgagtttactccaatggcctgcgcAGTCTGGAGATCTCAGTCCAGTGGAGCACCTTAGGGATGAGGTGGGACGCGAGTGCCATCCAGTCACCGTGGACCGAAATCCCTGAGGAAGGTtcccagcaccttgttgaatccaagTCGCAAAGGACACAGCCTGTTCTGGAGGCTAAATGGGGTCCTATCTGGTAATAGATTGGTGTacttaataaagtggccactgagtatACTTGTGACACACATACATTGCCAATGAGGGACTACAAGCATCCAtgaagcagtgtttttttacttttaatccTACATTTTTAATCTTGTTAATTTGGTTgagaacatattttattttacaacaatAACCTGTCAATGAAAACGTCTCCCCTCCAAGGTCTCTGCAGACTCATGAAGAGCTCTCATCAGCAGTGAAGATGAATAACAGCCTTAAGCCAAGCCGTAACCCACCCTTATTACTCTCATTGTCCCGGGGAAATTCTCATAATCTTCAGCCTAATTGCAGAAATTAAAGACACAaaagtttaaatgaaacattgtgAATAATACCAccagtaatacatttttcaaatagaaATCAATCttctcattattttaattatgctAAAGGTCACCTCGCATCCCTCTTGCTATTAAAGACTGTCTTCGTGAGGAGTAATCAGGCGACTATAGCAGGTGATGTCCCCTCGCTCCGAGCCACAGGATGAGCTGGGGAGGCTTCAATGACCGCTTTGAAAGATAGAGTTTTATTGGCTGAAAAAATGACTGCTTTTAAGCATGATTTGTTTCCGAGGGTAAGGCTTTTGGGGTATATTTTGCTTGTGTGCAAAAGTTCTGTAGTACTGGCCTGTAGTTTTTGTTGGTGCAAATAATCCTGGTCTGTATTACTGggctgtacagtacatgcactgGTAGTTTGTTAGTCTGGATTTATTCAAAATTCACTAACATTATCTTAACTCTGTTAAATTTAAGTGTTATTTATTGTTGAGGTTTCTGTGATTGCCACACTGTTTTGGTGAAGAAACAGACTCACAGAACATTTAGTACTGAGTCAAGGCAAATGTTTGTTTGATCCAGAACAGCTCTGCAGTGTTTGTCTCACAGTTTATGTTCCTCGAGCCACATTATTCCCCTGTGAACTAGCCTAATGACAGAGTTTGTTGATTATGAAGTTAAATGGAGATTCTTGAAGATTTGAGTTTTTCTGTCCATGCCTGATTGAAGCTGATTTAGTATGACCCTGTTTAACTGGGTGTATTCTTAGCTTTCCTGTTTGATTCAGTGCCTCCAACCATAGACCTGCCTTCTTTAAGAAGGGATTACATCCTTAAAAAATAGTTGTTTTATGAATCTGGATTTCACTGCTTTTGCCAAACTTATTCTGGGGAGGTATGAGATTGGCACTTAAAGCCAATGTAGAGCTGGTCTGTAGTGATGATAGGTAGTGCTGGTCTGTAGTGATGATGGGTAGTGCTGGTTTGTAGTGATGCGGGGTAGTTCTGGTTTGTAGTGGTGATGGGTAGTAATGTAGTAATGATGCAGTGTTTTCCTGTAGTGCTTGTCTGTAGATGAAGAATAAGTCTGCTCTGGAGTCTTTTGAGCTGGTATAGAACATAGACTATAGGGAAATATTGACGAAGTCATTGtaacgtcacccattgactctctaTTGGCGTGGTGAAAAGGGTTTTGAAGCCCGGAAGGTGTAGTTTGTGGGTGTCATTGTTCAAATTGGAGCCAGGTACTGCGCAGTAGGGTCTTGAAATCAAGTCGTCCACTAAGCACATGTGATACAGTGACTCGGTagtgacgcaaactgtccctgattcctCCACAAAATATTACCCGCTTGTTCAAATAGCACAAAAAATTAACAAATCGGCATATGGGAAGagattagacaaagaaaaaacacctattgcaACTGCTTtttgttgtggaaaaaaatgattgacttcaTATTTTGACCATATTGCTGCCattgatttaaattaaaacaggtGGCTGAAACACTTATACTGGTGCCAACtgcagtggcgctagtgagaAACGTGTCTCAACAAGTCAAGGAGGTGA from Anguilla anguilla isolate fAngAng1 chromosome 12, fAngAng1.pri, whole genome shotgun sequence encodes the following:
- the sst1.1 gene encoding somatostatin 1, tandem duplicate 1 produces the protein MLNSRRSNTAPSKIIQFTLLIGSFFSTSTKMLSTRVQCALALLSLALTLSSVSAAPSDLKLRQLLQRSLIAPAGKQELARYTLAELLSELAQVENEALESDDMSRAEQDEVHLELERAAGPALAPRERKAGCKNFFWKTFTSC